A stretch of Pseudorhodobacter turbinis DNA encodes these proteins:
- a CDS encoding sigma-54-dependent transcriptional regulator produces MSSILIVDDERDIRELIGDILKDEGFSVRLAGNSDDCMAEIGAEAPSLMILDIWLKDSQMDGIDILKTVKRDNPDIPVVIISGHGNIEIAVAAIKQGAYDFIEKPFNIDQLMVVVSRAMETSRLRRENTDLRRRDVTSSDMLGSSTAFKALKAQLEKVTKSNGRVMLSGPAGSGKELAARFIHANSGRAAAPFVTVTSATIEPDRMEEVLFGRETSDRGIEQGLLEQAHGGVVYLDEVAEMPLGTQTKILRVLVDQQFTRVGGVDKVRVDLRVISSTTRDLRAEIAAGRFRQELYDRLNVVPIAVPSLEERREDIPELAAYFIDMFHRTQGLPARSLTEDAEAMLQTMQWPGNVRQLRNVIERVLILGDGSGPVDVKELPGREAASQEDGRMVLGGALATLPLREARELFEKEYLLTQINRFGGNISRTASFVGMERSALHRKLKSLGVVTTNKSGARMARIEEGDEAPI; encoded by the coding sequence ATGAGCAGCATTCTGATCGTAGATGACGAACGTGATATCCGCGAGTTGATCGGGGATATTCTAAAGGACGAAGGCTTTTCCGTGCGGCTTGCCGGGAACTCCGATGACTGCATGGCCGAAATCGGGGCCGAGGCGCCCTCGTTGATGATCCTCGATATCTGGCTCAAGGATAGCCAGATGGACGGGATTGATATTCTGAAAACCGTCAAGCGCGATAACCCCGACATTCCGGTGGTGATCATTTCGGGCCACGGCAATATTGAAATCGCGGTCGCTGCGATCAAACAGGGGGCTTATGATTTCATCGAAAAGCCCTTCAACATCGATCAGTTGATGGTGGTTGTCAGCCGCGCGATGGAGACCAGCCGTTTGCGCCGCGAAAACACCGATCTGCGGCGGCGCGATGTGACATCCTCGGATATGCTCGGGTCCAGCACTGCGTTCAAGGCCCTTAAGGCGCAGTTGGAAAAGGTCACCAAATCCAACGGGCGGGTGATGCTTTCGGGTCCGGCGGGATCGGGCAAGGAATTGGCCGCACGCTTTATCCATGCCAATTCGGGCCGTGCCGCTGCGCCATTCGTCACCGTCACCTCGGCCACGATTGAACCCGACCGCATGGAAGAGGTGCTTTTCGGGCGCGAAACCTCGGATCGGGGGATAGAGCAGGGCCTGCTGGAGCAGGCGCATGGTGGCGTGGTCTACCTTGATGAGGTGGCCGAGATGCCACTGGGCACCCAGACCAAAATCCTGCGCGTGTTGGTGGACCAACAATTCACCCGTGTCGGCGGTGTGGATAAGGTCCGCGTCGATTTGCGGGTAATTTCCTCGACCACACGCGATTTGCGCGCCGAGATTGCCGCGGGCCGCTTTCGCCAAGAGCTTTATGACCGGCTGAACGTGGTCCCCATCGCCGTGCCCAGCCTTGAGGAACGCCGCGAGGATATCCCAGAGCTTGCGGCCTATTTCATCGATATGTTCCACCGCACCCAAGGCCTGCCCGCCCGCAGCCTGACCGAGGATGCCGAGGCAATGCTACAAACCATGCAATGGCCGGGCAACGTACGCCAGCTGCGCAATGTCATCGAACGGGTCTTGATCTTGGGCGATGGATCGGGGCCGGTGGATGTAAAAGAGCTGCCGGGCCGCGAAGCCGCAAGTCAGGAAGACGGGCGCATGGTCTTGGGCGGCGCGCTGGCCACATTGCCTTTGCGCGAGGCGCGCGAGCTGTTTGAAAAGGAATATCTGCTGACCCAGATCAACCGTTTTGGTGGCAATATCAGCCGCACGGCCAGCTTTGTCGGGATGGAGCGTAGCGCGCTGCACCGCAAGCTCAAGTCGCTTGGGGTGGTGACCACCAATAAATCAGGCGCGCGGATGGCCCGGATCGAAGAAGGCGACGAGGCGCCGATATAG